The following are from one region of the Bradyrhizobium sediminis genome:
- a CDS encoding antibiotic biosynthesis monooxygenase family protein, translating into MIAVIFEVWPKPEHRQEYFDLAAELRPALQTIDGFISVERFESLTEKGKILSLSFWRDEEAVAAWRNLPGHRKTQGKGRAVIFENYRLRIAGVIRDYGMTDRAQAPTDSRATHDAH; encoded by the coding sequence ATGATTGCCGTGATCTTCGAAGTCTGGCCAAAGCCGGAGCACCGACAGGAATATTTCGATCTGGCCGCCGAACTGCGGCCGGCGCTTCAGACCATCGACGGCTTCATCTCGGTCGAACGCTTCGAAAGCCTGACCGAGAAGGGCAAGATCCTTTCACTTTCGTTCTGGCGCGATGAAGAGGCCGTTGCGGCCTGGCGCAACCTGCCGGGCCACCGCAAGACCCAGGGCAAGGGCCGTGCGGTGATATTCGAGAACTACCGGCTGCGTATTGCCGGGGTCATCCGCGACTACGGCATGACGGATCGTGCGCAGGCGCCGACGGACAGCCGCGCGACCCACGACGCGCACTAG
- a CDS encoding isocitrate lyase/PEP mutase family protein — protein MAVTTSDKRATFRKLHEGGCFIIPNPFDVGSAKALQHLGFKALASTSAGFAWTIGKADNQVTLDDVCTHLAAMCAAVDLPVNADFEGGFAHEPAQVGANVARGVSTGVAGLSIEDSTGDAAKPLYERAVAIERIRAARAAIDADNSGVLLTGRCEAFLWGLTDLDLVIDRLKAYSEAGADCLYAPGIKTRKQISAVVKAVHPKPVNLLIGASGLSLGEAAELGVRRISVGGSLARAAWGGFMRAASEMAGKGTFTELANGYSGGELNKMFR, from the coding sequence ATGGCGGTCACGACTTCAGACAAGCGCGCGACATTCCGCAAACTGCACGAGGGCGGATGCTTCATCATTCCCAATCCGTTCGACGTCGGCAGCGCCAAGGCGCTGCAGCATCTCGGCTTCAAGGCGCTGGCTTCCACCAGCGCGGGCTTTGCCTGGACCATCGGCAAGGCCGACAACCAGGTCACACTCGACGATGTCTGCACGCATCTTGCTGCGATGTGCGCGGCCGTCGATCTGCCGGTCAATGCCGATTTCGAGGGCGGGTTTGCGCATGAACCGGCGCAGGTTGGCGCCAATGTTGCGCGCGGGGTGTCGACCGGCGTGGCCGGGCTGTCGATCGAGGATTCCACCGGCGATGCGGCCAAGCCGCTTTATGAGCGCGCGGTCGCGATCGAGCGCATCAGGGCGGCGCGGGCCGCGATCGATGCCGACAACAGCGGCGTGCTGCTGACCGGCCGCTGCGAGGCGTTCCTGTGGGGGCTGACGGACCTCGACCTGGTGATCGACCGCTTGAAAGCCTATTCGGAAGCGGGCGCCGATTGCCTCTATGCGCCCGGCATCAAGACCAGGAAGCAGATTTCGGCTGTGGTGAAGGCGGTGCATCCGAAGCCGGTCAATCTCCTGATCGGCGCCTCCGGCCTCAGTCTCGGCGAAGCCGCCGAACTCGGCGTCCGCCGCATCAGCGTCGGCGGTTCGCTGGCGCGGGCGGCGTGGGGCGGCTTCATGCGGGCTGCGAGCGAGATGGCCGGGAAGGGCACCTTCACCGAACTCGCCAATGGTTATTCCGGCGGCGAATTGAACAAGATGTTCCGCTGA
- a CDS encoding trimeric intracellular cation channel family protein: MWSLPASDVVLYGLSLVALTAQAMTAALAAGKRSMDWAGVCMLGCITALGGGTIRDVLLGHYPLVWVQHPSYLLLTAGAALATILIARVVHRLNTAFLVLDAIGLVVFTMAGCDVAWQIDPSLPLVIVVVAGMITGCAGGVLRDILCNDVPLLFRAELYASVSIVTGLFYSTGFGLKLNDELWTALTFVLGLSFRLLAIRYKWEMPKFVFDENRR; the protein is encoded by the coding sequence ATGTGGAGCCTGCCTGCCAGTGATGTCGTTTTATACGGGCTCTCGCTGGTGGCGCTCACGGCGCAGGCGATGACCGCGGCGTTGGCTGCCGGAAAGCGCAGCATGGATTGGGCCGGGGTCTGCATGCTCGGCTGCATCACCGCGCTCGGCGGCGGCACCATCCGCGATGTGCTGCTCGGGCATTACCCGCTGGTCTGGGTGCAACACCCGTCCTACCTGCTGCTGACGGCGGGCGCTGCGCTCGCCACCATCCTGATCGCGCGCGTGGTGCACCGGCTGAACACCGCGTTTCTCGTGCTCGATGCGATCGGCCTGGTGGTCTTCACCATGGCCGGCTGCGACGTCGCCTGGCAAATCGACCCATCGTTGCCGCTCGTGATCGTTGTGGTGGCGGGGATGATCACCGGCTGCGCCGGCGGCGTGCTGCGCGACATCCTCTGCAACGACGTGCCGCTGTTGTTTCGCGCCGAACTCTACGCCAGCGTCTCCATCGTCACCGGGCTGTTTTACTCGACGGGGTTCGGCCTGAAGCTGAATGACGAGCTCTGGACGGCGTTGACCTTCGTGCTCGGCCTGTCGTTCCGTCTGCTGGCGATCCGCTACAAATGGGAAATGCCGAAATTCGTCTTTGACGAGAATCGCCGGTAG
- a CDS encoding cytochrome c has translation MQGRHRASLAILAGLFLCTASAIAHAQPSPSAETIARGKALTYAADCASCHTADPSKPFAGGKRIDTPFGAIYSPNLTPDRETGLGAWSDDDFIRALRYGVAPDGSRYYPAFPYPNFTRLIRDDVLAIRAYLATLPPVRNRPPPPQLRWPLNYRVLMRGWNFLFFRPGIFQPNQQKSAEWNRGGYLVTGAAHCGACHTPKNILGADKRGQAYGGGLVDGWFAPRLDGSDRSGLKSWSIEDIAEYLQSGRNGKSHAAGLMAEVVVNSTSKMSDADIRAIAVYLKDLPAGAPEPAVTPPPQAEMTAGKAIYARACIACHEADGSGAPRIYPPLPGNANLQAADPSSTLRIILDGAQTVTTPRAPNTGSMPAYAKQLSDREIAEVTNYIRNSWGNAAPPVTPAQVRKARR, from the coding sequence GTGCAGGGACGACATCGCGCAAGCCTGGCGATTCTCGCCGGCCTCTTTTTGTGCACCGCGTCAGCCATTGCCCATGCCCAGCCCTCCCCCTCGGCCGAGACGATCGCACGCGGCAAGGCTCTGACCTACGCCGCCGATTGCGCCAGTTGCCATACCGCCGATCCCTCAAAACCGTTCGCCGGGGGCAAGCGCATCGATACCCCGTTCGGCGCCATCTATTCGCCGAACCTGACGCCGGATCGCGAGACCGGGCTCGGCGCCTGGAGCGACGACGACTTCATCCGCGCCCTGCGCTACGGCGTGGCGCCCGACGGCTCGCGCTATTACCCGGCCTTCCCCTATCCGAACTTCACCAGGCTGATCCGTGACGACGTGCTGGCGATCCGCGCCTATCTCGCAACGCTGCCGCCGGTTCGCAACCGCCCGCCGCCGCCGCAACTGCGCTGGCCGCTGAACTACCGCGTGCTGATGCGGGGCTGGAATTTCCTGTTCTTCCGTCCGGGTATCTTCCAGCCGAACCAGCAGAAAAGCGCGGAATGGAATCGCGGCGGTTATCTGGTCACGGGAGCGGCGCATTGCGGCGCCTGCCATACGCCGAAGAACATTCTGGGCGCCGACAAACGTGGCCAAGCCTATGGCGGTGGATTGGTCGATGGCTGGTTCGCGCCGCGCCTCGACGGCTCTGACCGTAGCGGGCTGAAATCCTGGAGCATCGAGGACATCGCCGAATATCTGCAGAGCGGCCGCAACGGCAAGAGCCACGCCGCCGGGCTGATGGCGGAAGTGGTGGTCAATTCGACATCCAAGATGAGCGACGCCGATATCCGAGCCATCGCGGTGTATCTGAAGGACCTGCCGGCCGGCGCGCCGGAGCCCGCGGTGACGCCGCCGCCGCAGGCGGAGATGACCGCAGGCAAGGCTATCTACGCCCGCGCCTGCATCGCCTGCCACGAGGCCGACGGCTCAGGCGCGCCTCGGATCTATCCACCGCTGCCCGGCAACGCCAATCTGCAGGCGGCCGATCCGTCGAGCACGCTCCGCATCATCCTCGACGGCGCGCAGACGGTGACGACGCCGCGCGCGCCCAACACCGGATCGATGCCGGCCTACGCCAAGCAACTGTCCGATCGAGAGATCGCAGAGGTCACCAACTACATCCGCAATTCCTGGGGCAACGCCGCGCCGCCGGTGACGCCGGCACAGGTCAGGAAAGCGCGCCGATAG